The following are encoded in a window of Impatiens glandulifera chromosome 5, dImpGla2.1, whole genome shotgun sequence genomic DNA:
- the LOC124938269 gene encoding photosystem I reaction center subunit II, chloroplastic-like, giving the protein MAMATQASLFTPAISTDRLQWKQSSPIAFSIPKPMKFSSKTIRATAAEGQAAAETKEAPKGFTPPELDPNTPSPIFGGSTGGLLRKAQVEEFYVITWESPKEQIFEMPTGGAAIMRQGPNLLKLARKEQCLALGTRLRSKYKIKYQFYRVFPNGEVQYLHPKDGVYPEKVNPGRQGVGLNMRSVGKNVSPIEVKFTGKQSYDL; this is encoded by the coding sequence ATGGCCATGGCTACTCAAGCTTCCCTCTTCACACCAGCCATCTCCACCGACCGTCTTCAATGGAAACAATCATCCCCAATCGCTTTCTCAATCCCCAAACCCATGAAATTTTCCTCGAAAACAATCAGAGCCACAGCAGCAGAGGGACAAGCAGCGGCCGAAACAAAAGAAGCTCCAAAAGGTTTCACCCCACCTGAATTGGACCCAAACACTCCATCCCCAATTTTCGGTGGAAGCACAGGTGGTCTACTTCGCAAAGCCCAAGTTGAAGAATTCTATGTAATCACATGGGAATCACCAAAAGAACAGATCTTTGAAATGCCCACAGGAGGAGCAGCTATAATGAGACAAGGCCCGAATCTACTTAAGCTTGCTAGGAAGGAACAGTGTTTAGCTTTGGGAACAAGGCTAAGATCTAAATACAAGATTAAGTATCAGTTTTACAGGGTTTTTCCTAATGGAGAAGTTCAGTATTTGCATCCTAAGGATGGTGTTTACCCTGAAAAGGTTAACCCTGGTCGTCAAGGTGTTGGCTTGAACATGAGGTCAGTTGGAAAGAATGTTAGCCCGATTGAGGTTAAGTTCACAGGCAAACAATCATATGATCTTTGA